From Erigeron canadensis isolate Cc75 chromosome 8, C_canadensis_v1, whole genome shotgun sequence, one genomic window encodes:
- the LOC122578497 gene encoding protein NDL2-like, whose amino-acid sequence MADSTDSFSIDMDTNCFHDGKEHLIKTANGFISVAILGDPDKPALVTYPDLALNYMSCFQGLFLCPEAFSLLLHNFCIYNINPPGHEWGAAPMSYDDQALSADDLADQVAEVLDYFGLGAVMCLGVTAGAYVVTLFAMKYTQRVIGLILISPFCKTPSWSEWLCNKVMSNVLYYYGMCGLVKELLLMRYFSKEVRGGSVIPEADVVQSCRSSLNGMQSINVLKYLEAINGRADITDGLKRLQCRTLIFVGENSPFHLESLHMTSKLDRRFSALIEVGRCGSVVTEEQPDSMLMPLECFMMGYGVYRPSQLNTSPRSPLSPTSISPELYKPESMGLKLKPIKTRLHP is encoded by the exons ATGGCGGATTCAACCGATTCTTTCTCCATTGACATGGATACCAACTGCTTTCATGATGGAAAG GAGCACCTGATCAAAACTGCCAATGGATTTATTTCTGTTGCCATCTTGGGGGACCCAGATAAACCAGCTCTAGTTACATACCCAGATTTGGCTTTAAATT ATATGTCATGTTTCCAAGGCCTGTTCTTATGTCCAGAAGCATTCTCTTTGTTGCTTCATAATTTCTGCATATATAATATCAATCCGCCTGGTCATGAG TGGGGAGCTGCTCCAATGTCATATGATGATCAGGCATTATCTGCTGATGACTTAGCCGATCAGGTTGCTGAGGTTCTCGACTATTTTGG ACTTGGTGCTGTTATGTGTTTGGGGGTAACAGCCGGTGCCTATGTAGTTACCTTGTTTGCG ATGAAATATACACAACGTGTCATTGGTCTTATACTTATTTCTCCATTCTGCAAAACACCTTCCTGGTCAGAATGGTTGTGTAATAAG GTCATGTCAAACGTTCTATATTACTATGGGATGTGTGGTCTTGTAAAAGAGTTATTGTTGATGCGTTATTtcagcaag GAAGTTCGTGGAGGTAGTGTGATTCCAGAAGCAGATGTGGTTCAGTCATGTAGAAGT TCGCTCAATGGGATGCAGAGTATTAATGTGCTGAAATATCTCGAAGCTATTAATGG AAGAGCAGACATAACTGACGGACTGAAAAGATTGCAATGTCGTACACTAATCTTTGTAGGAGAGAATTCTCCATTCCATTTGGAGTCTCTCCATATGACTTCAAAGCTAGATAGAAGATTCAGTGCACTCATTGAG GTTGGAAGATGCGGCTCGGTGGTAACAGAGGAGCAACCTGACTCGATGTTGATGCCACTGGAATGCTTCATGATGGGATATGGAGTTTACAGACCATCTCAGTTAAATACAAGTCCTAGAAGCCCATTGAGTCCAACTTCAATCTCCCCAGAGCTTTATAAACCCGAAAGCATGGGCTTGAAGTTGAAGCCTATCAAAACTAGACTTCATCCATGA
- the LOC122579632 gene encoding uncharacterized protein LOC122579632, producing the protein MELQPENLLEPMLSESIYHFLVESQNGRTDFSELTSIFFRLIQTMTDPPLEFIWFYSALAFQTHSNSTNYSLLTNVKDLFHLLTSFRTPCFSKKVAILAPVLYHLFYSSSNDCKTEVQSLADRIVSYLVMCCENSEVVEPEDEVGMSWVGVVPVWIAGQVRENCGRVDGLQLFLPMSSGRGVDGEFGMDRLAGVVMIEAFLFRLCLMFGSGASRVDLCRDVKSYAVQMVKGFKKNSNFLVTLFKLLLEPSLPVTELLTTTDELLLRRLLFDVASDLGSFLRSDAYSQLSDSKYKEIVTLWLFATNSALQFASENDDQAGVKYYLNAFSASQLPHQIIAWVTGVTSIKPTIPDISSPKDIIGWLLVLEKQGLKICDYSISELHEKTLKYKSMEIGNEITDCQTMVEDAPAKINCRRKRDSTGFGEVQKHIKAMKCCHENLGDEVFCGRIEVGNSVPDQEMVDMVH; encoded by the exons ATGGAGTTGCAACCAGAAAACTTATTAGAGCCAATGTTAAGCGAATCAATCTACCACTTTCTAGTCGAATCTCAAAACGGCCGTACCGATTTCTCGGAGCTAACTTCAATTTTCTTCAGATTGATCCAAACAATGACTGATCCACCCCTTGAATTCATCTGGTTTTACTCTGCACTCGCATTTCAAACTCATTCTAATTCTACTAACTATTCATTATTAACAAATGTTAAGGACTTATTTCACTTGCTAACCTCTTTTCGTACCCCGTGTTTTTCTAAAAAAGTGGCTATTCTTGCACCTGTTTTATACCACCTGTTTTATTCTTCTAGTAACGACTGTAAGACGGAAGTTCAGAGTTTGGCGGACCGGATAGTTAGTTATTTAGTTATGTGTTGTGAGAATAGTGAGGTTGTGGAACCCGAGGATGAGGTCGGGATGAGCTGGGTTGGGGTAGTGCCCGTTTGGATTGCGGGTCAGGTTAGGGAGAATTGTGGTCGTGTTGACGGTTTGCAGTTGTTTTTGCCCATGTCGAGTGGTCGGGGGGTTGATGGGGAGTTTGGGATGGATCGCCTTGCTGGGGTTGTTATGATCGAGGCATTTttgtttaggttgtgtttgATGTTTGGGTCGGGGGCTTCACGAGTGGATTTGTGTAGGGATGTTAAGAGTTATGCTGTCCAGATGGTCAAGGGGTTTAAGAAGAATTCAAACTTTTTGG TTACGCTTTTTAAACTGCTGTTGGAACCAAGTTTACCTGTCACAGAGCTACTG ACTACAACAGATGAACTTCTTCTCAGGCGACTGCTTTTTGATGTTGCATCGGATTTGGGTTCGTTTCTGCGCAGTGATGCCTATTCTCAGCTCTCAGATTCTAAGTACAAAGAGATTGTCACATTATGGCTGTTTGCCACAAACTCTGCATTGCAGTTTGCTAG TGAAAATGATGACCAAGCCGGAGTCAAATATTATCTCAACGCCTTCTCTGCATCGCAGCTCCCACATCAGATAATAGCATGGGTCACTGGAGTGACAAGTATCAAACCAACCATTCCTGATATTTCCTCTCCAAAGGACATTATTG GCTGGCTGTTGGTCCTCGAGAAGCAGGGACTTAAAATATGTGACTACAGCATTTCAGAATTACATGAAAAAACTCTGAAGTACAAGTCTATGGAGATCGGCAATGAAATTACAGATTGTCAAACTATGGTTGAGGACGCACCTGCAAAGATCAACTGTAGAAGAAAACGAGATAGCACAGGGTTTGGGGAGGTACAAAAGCATATCAAAGCTATGAAATGCTGTCACGAGAATCTGGGTGATGAAGTTTTTTGTGGTAGAATTGAAGTTGGAAATTCAGTCCCCGATCAAGAGATGGTAGATATGGTTCATTGA
- the LOC122579106 gene encoding serine/threonine protein phosphatase 2A 55 kDa regulatory subunit B beta isoform-like gives MDGDGDVAMTPVGLDWKFSQVFGERAAGEDVQEVDIISAIEFDKTGDHLATGDRGGRVVLFERTDRIDDGVHRRVLEGMDCSSSRHPEFRYRSEFQSHEPEFDYLKSLEIEEKINKIRWYHTSNSAMFLLSTNDKTVKFWKVQEKKIKKVCNFNVEPPKTTINGFINSSNVPMLSRAISANGITSLRLPMVTSHESALFARCRRTYAHAHDYHINSISNNSDGETFISADDLRINLWNLEISSQSFNIVDTKPTNMEDLTEVITSAEFHPSHCNMLAYSSSKGLIKLLDLRQSALCDTHSKVFQEHEAPGSKSFFTDIISSISDIKFAKGGRYILSRDYMTLKLWDINMGSGPVATFQVHEHLRPKLCDLYENDAIFDKFECCLSGDGQRVATGSYSNMFRVFGCAEGSSEATTLEATKNPTRRQIQTPPRIFSSPGNRSPSVSRRGSDNSGVDVNGNNFDSTTKLLHLAWHPNENSIACAASNSLYMYYA, from the exons ATGGATGGAGATGGTGACGTGGCGATGACTCCAGTTGGTTTAGACTGGAAATTTTCTCAAGTTTTTGGTGAACGTGCCGCCGGTGAAGATGTTCAAGAAG TTGATATCATTTCAGCAATAGAATTTGATAAAACCGGTGATCATCTTGCCACCGGAGACCGTGGGGGTCGTGTGGTTTTGTTCGAAAGGACCGACAGAATAGAT GATGGTGTTCATCGAAGAGTTTTAGAAGGAATGGATTGTTCAAGTAGTCGCCACCCTGAGTTTCGTTATAGATCAGAATTCCAGAGTCACGAGCCAGAG TTTGACTATCTAAAGAGTTTGGAAATCGAGGAGAAAATCAACAAGATTAGATGGTATCACACATCTAACAGTGCCATGTTTTTGCTGTCTACTAATGATAAAACTGTAAAGTTCTGGAAG GTCCAAGAAAAGAAGATCAAGAAAGTATGCAACTTTAATGTAGAGCCTCCAAAAACGACAATCAATGGTTTTATTAATAGTTCAAATGTGCCTATGCTATCCAGAGCTATTTCTGCCAACGGAATTACATCATTACGTCTACCTATG GTAACCAGTCATGAAAGCGCCCTTTTCGCTAGATGTCGTAGAACATATGCGCATGCCCATGACTATCATATTAACTCCATCTCCAATAACAG tGATGGCGAGACATTTATATCAGCTGATGATCTACGTATAAACCTTTGGAACTTGGAAATTAGCAGTCAGAGTTTTAATATTGTTGACACGAAGCCAACAAATATGGAAGATTTAACTG AGGTGATAACATCAGCTGAGTTTCATCCTTCACATTGTAATATGTTGGCATACAGTAGCTCAAAAGGCTTAATAAAACTTCTTGATTTGCGACAATCAGCTCTTTGTGACACTCATAGCAAAGT GTTTCAGGAACACGAGGCTCCTGGTTCAAAATCGTTCTTCACGGATATTATATCATCAATTTCTGATATCAAGTTTGCAAAGGGGGGCAGGTACATACTAAGCCGTGACTACATGACTCTTAAG CTGTGGGATATAAATATGGGTTCTGGTCCGGTTGCAACTTTCCAGGTGCATGAACATTTGAGACCCAAG CTGTGTGATTTGTATGAAAATGATGCGATCTTTGACAAATTTGAGTGTTGTCTAAGTGGGGACGGACAGCGGGTTGCAACTGGTTCATACAG CAATATGTTTCGTGTTTTTGGTTGTGCTGAGGGCAGCTCAGAAGCGACAACCTTAGAGGCAACTAAGAATCCCACAAG GAGACAAATTCAAACACCTCCTAGAATCTTTAGCTCCCCTGGAAATCGTTCCCCTTCTGTTAGCAGGCGAG GATCAGATAACTCAGGAGTTGACGTAAATGGGAACAATTTTGATTCAACAACAAAGTTACTGCACCTTGCATGGCACCCGAATGAAAACTCAATTGCATGTGCTGCTTCTAACAGCCTGTATATGTATTATGCATGA
- the LOC122610971 gene encoding ethylene-responsive transcription factor ERF021-like, translating to MSDGSSSRSPSGGISSAYRGVRKRKWGKWVSEIRDPVTKTRIWLGSFDTPEMAAVAYDAASLYFRGDSTTRLNFPHMATSLPRPSSSRADDIRVAAHEAAALMKPPAASTSSTSSSSTTSGVPTNIGLSASEIQAINNESPLFDNYCYSHETTWIMDEYNNNNVIDNQQIIMYFPPENSTNFYHNNNNNNNNNNNWDDEVPDDSLWDLP from the coding sequence atgagcgACGGTAGTAGTAGTCGGTCCCCTAGTGGTGGGATATCTTCAGCATACCGCGGTGTCCGCAAGCGTAAATGGGGGAAATGGGTGTCAGAAATACGGGATCCGGTTACCAAAACCCGCATTTGGCTAGGGAGTTTCGACACACCTGAAATGGCAGCGGTTGCATATGATGCAGCATCCCTTTATTTCCGGGGAGACTCTACTACCCGCCTTAACTTTCCACATATGGCAACCTCTCTTCCACGGCCATCTAGCTCAAGAGCCGACGACATACGTGTGGCCGCTCATGAAGCTGCTGCACTAATGAAGCCACCTGCTGCTTCCACTTCAAGCACCAGCTCCAGCAGTACTACTAGCGGCGTCCCCACAAACATTGGGCTTTCGGCTAGTGAGATTCAGGCTATCAATAATGAGTCACcattatttgataattattgtTATTCCCACGAAACAACGTGGATTATGGACGAatataacaacaacaacgttATTGATAATCAACAAATTATAATGTACTTTCCACCCGAAAATTCTACCAACTTTTAtcataataacaacaacaacaacaacaacaacaacaactgggATGATGAAGTACCTGATGATTCTCTTTGGGATCTTCCTTAA
- the LOC122579443 gene encoding uncharacterized protein LOC122579443 has translation MEGLTEEERKALRGSKFAPLPSAAAAAAAAPSVSRSRLAHPGGPMKTNKAAALAKFLERKSQEPNGLSSMNPKLVELAVKNAKDTVRASNASNSERRIQHVNSFGDSEDIVEEDEESKVKLIKKKKKNKKNKKQKVI, from the exons ATGGAAGGACTAACAGAAGAGGAACGAAAAGCTCTCCGGGGAAGCAAATTTGCTCCTCTTCCttccgccgccgccgccgccgccgccgccccTTCCGTTTCTCGATCCAG aTTGGCACACCCAGGAGGACCAATGAAGACTAACAAAGCGGCGGCGTTAGCCAAGTTTCTGGAACGAAAGTCCCAGGAACCAAATGGGTTATCTTCTATGAATCCAAAACTTGTCGAATTGGCTGTTAAAAATGCCAAAGACACTGTTAGAGCAA GCAATGCTTCAAATTCTGAAAGAAGAATCCAGCATGTAAATTCATTTGGTGACTCTGAG GATATagtagaagaagatgaagaatcaAAAGTGAAGTtaatcaaaaagaagaaaaagaacaagaaaaataaaaaacagaag GTGATCTAG
- the LOC122579706 gene encoding zinc finger CCCH domain-containing protein 34-like, with product MDMSQSDPVTEWNSSGGQTGLEEPMWQLSLGGGSESYPERPEEADCIYYLRTGFCGYGTRCRFNHPRDRNSIVGAMRSSGEEYPERIGEPVCQYYMRTGICKYGASCKYHHPRQGVGSSSAVPLNVSGYPLRPGEKECSYYVKTGQCKFGVSCKFHHPQPTGIMPPPPPPQAPIPESLSSMPSAIYPSMQPPLLAGNWPVARPLFPGQYIPGTYSPVLLPPGMVPFPGWNPYQAPASPNTQHAVGAGQVYAMAPPVSSYTGSYLSLPSSSGPSNSSQKEHPFPERPGEPECQYYLKTGDCKFGSSCRYHHPREWSVPKSNFVLSPMGLPLRPGAPLCTHYSQKGVCKFGPSCKFDHPMGTLSYSPSASSLTDMPVAPYPIGSSIATLAPSSSSSELQPEINSTPNKDIGLSTSMPSGSAGSKMSKSMPLSESTGGVRASHSGDAHST from the exons atggaCATGTCACAATCCGATCCGGTAACTGAATGGAATTCATCTGGTGGCCAAACTGGGCTCGAAG AGCCTATGTGGCAGTTAAGTTTAGGAGGTGGTTCAGAATCATACCCTGAAAGGCCAGAGGAGGCTGATTGTATCTACTATTTAAGAACAGGGTTTTGTGGCTATGGTACTCGTTGTCGGTTTAATCATCCCCGTGATCGTAATTCG ATTGTTGGAGCTATGAGGTCGAGCGGAGAGGAGTATCCGGAACGTATTGGGGAGCCCGTGTGCCAG TACTATATGCGAACGGGAATTTGCAAATATGGTGCTTCCTGCAAGTATCACCATCCAAGACAGGGAGTAGGATCATCGAGCGCTGTACCACTAAATGTTTCTGGATACCCTCTCCGTCCC GGTGAAAAAGAGTGTTCATACTATGTGAAAACAGGGCAATGTAAGTTTGGGGTGTCATGTAAATTTCATCATCCCCAGCCTACTGGCATCATGccgccaccacctccgccacAGGCACCTATACCTGAATCTTTGTCTTCCATGCCTTCTGCGATATATCCAAGTATGCAGCCTCCATTATTGGCCGGAAACTGGCCAGTTGCAAGACCTCTCTTTCCCGGACAATACATTCCCGGGACTTACAGTCCAGTTCTACTTCCTCCTGGGATGGTCCCATTTCCCGGTTGGAATCCTTACCAG GCACCTGCAAGTCCTAATACCCAACATGCTGTTGGGGCAGGCCAGGTTTACGCAATGGCTCCTCCTGTTTCTTCATATACTGGATCTTACCTCTCTCTGCCATCTTCTTCTGGTCCTTCAAATAGCAGTCAAAAGGAACATCCATTTCCCGAAAGGCCTGGTGAACCTGAATGTCAGTATTACTTGAAGACGGGGGATTGTAAATTTGGTTCTTCTTGTAGATACCATCACCCTCGTGAGTGGAGTGTCCCAAAGTCAAACTTTGTGCTCAGCCCAATGGGACTTCCCCTCCGCCCG GGTGCACCTCTCTGTACACATTATAGTCAAAAAGGGGTGTGTAAGTTTGGGCCATCATGCAAATTTGATCACCCAATGGGGACATTAAGTTACAGTCCATCTGCATCTTCACTAACAGACATGCCTGTTGCACCATATCCTATTGGCTCTTCTATTGCAACTCTGGCcccatcatcttcttcttctgagcTGCAGCCCGAGATTAATTCTACACCCAACAAGGATATTGGTCTCTCAACCAGTATGCCTAGTGGTTCAGCTGGATCAAAAATGTCCAAAAGCATGCCGCTTTCTGAATCAACTGGTGGCGTTAGGGCCAGTCATAGCGGGGATGCCCATTCCACGTAG